In Trichomycterus rosablanca isolate fTriRos1 chromosome 4, fTriRos1.hap1, whole genome shotgun sequence, one DNA window encodes the following:
- the si:dkey-19b23.8 gene encoding uncharacterized protein si:dkey-19b23.8, translating into MSLASLHLMQALKNSPAALRRHFKRDQIESLSHGDPIFKVHYLGTKKIFSLDLEQAEDAINRILDGAPGKLSKDHALVVRPRYVEVKELSTGRQLTKTYLHDIAYCASHTQHPNVFLYICRQPGQQLQCRVFWCSRVERAKDMTACLAKSFQRALNDWQDGCATLSQTEGIAKQDEVPVAPAIVKGLTLPASLGKVRWKKKGSMSRSPLRAITRRGSASENWN; encoded by the exons ATGTCTCTAGCCTCCCTTCACTTAATGCAGGCTCTGAAGAACTCTCCTGCAGCCCTTCGCAGACATTTTAAACGAGACCAAATTGAAAGCCTGTCCCATGGGGACCCCATCTTTAAGGTGCACTATCTAGGCACCAAGAAGATCTTCTCCCTGGACCTGGAACAGGCAGAGGATGCCATCAACCGTATTCTGGATGGCGCACCTGGAAAGCTATCCAAAGATCACGCACTAGTGGTGAGGCCACGCTATGTAGAAGTCAAAGAATTGAGCACAGGAAGACAGCTCACCAAGACTTACCTGCACGACATTGCCTACTGCGCCTCCCACACACAGCACCCCAACgtatttctttatatttgtcGGCAGCCAGGTCAACAGCTGCAGTGCAGGGTGTTCTGGTGTAGCCGCGTGGAAAGAGCAAAGGACATGACGGCGTGTTTGGCAAAGTCGTTTCAAAGGGCACTGAATGACTGGCAGGATGGCTGTGCCACACTGTCACAGACAGAAGGCATTGCTAAGCAGGATGAGGTACCTGTTGCACCTGCTATTGTAAAAGGATTGACACTGCCAGCCAGTCTGGGGAAAG TTCGTTGGAAGAAGAAGGGCTCAATGTCTCGCAGTCCTCTGAGGGCAATAACCAGACGGGGCTCAGCCAGCGAGAACTGGAACTGA